Within Saccharomyces paradoxus chromosome X, complete sequence, the genomic segment AACGAAAATTTCCAGTGCCATGGTGATGTTAAGCTTTGGAAGGAAGTATTGGTAAATCCTTTTGTAATAATCTCTTTCGAAATGTGAAAAATCAGTGGATTTTTCTCTtgtgccttttttttttcgttgcGCTAACTTTAATGTGTGAAGTTATGAATCGTTATATAATTCTAGGCAAAAATAAACGAGCAAAAGAAGGGTAGCTATAGTTCATTAACTAAAAACTAGcaaattttaaaaacttttgTTTTGAAGCAAAACTCAGCTCTTGAACCATTGATTCATGATTTCTTTCCTGTGTTTTTAATTAAAATGGTTTTGAATGACCAAAATGTAAATAAACTGGAGATGCGCCCTTCtatatgcaaaaaaaatctaaaacttttttcaagactATACCACATCACTacgaaaaaataagaaaaaaaaatacaatagAGTTTATATAGTAATGTTCATAATACCTGTTACAAAGTACACTCTATTGTTATAAAACATTTACGTAATATGTTGAACCAATGATATGACTCAAAAGGAAAGCAAATCGACTTCTTTCGAAGATTTATCGTTATTGGTGGTATTTGGTTCTTGTTGGACAGCTCCACCATGCATTTCACCGAattcgtcatcatcatcttgaTCCGTACTTAGTGCGGTTGTGCTATTAGATACGGGATTAGAGGCGGGGACGTTCGCTTGCGATGCTTTGGGAGTACTAGGTGCTTCAGAAGATGCCTTTGCAGTTGAAAACAATGAGCTGAAAGGATCTACTTTTTTAGGTTCGGCGATGGCTGGGGTAATTTTACTTTGATTGGTAGTCGAGCTGTTGTAAAAAGACATCGAACTAGCGGTAGCAGGTACAGCCCCAATTGGATTCGTATTTAGTAAGTCAAACGAATTGGCAGGGTTAGTAACAGGGACAGCGCTTTgaaattctgaaaattcgtcatcatcattctcttcttcatttgcattcttgtcattttcttgtATGAGTTCTTTCGATGGCTGTGAAGAGTCATTAGAGAAAAAGTCAACAAAGTCTTCTGGTTCCTGTTTCACTTGCTCAGGAGCAGATGTGGCTCTCGAGCCATTATCGTTATATCCATTTCCTCTAAAAGAACCATCTTCGTTGTCTTCATTGTCACTATCGAAATCAGCACTCACGCTAATACCGTGCACTTTCGTTGAAGTGAAACCCGCCTTGGAATTCAAACTGCCGTCAGCAGAGGCAGATCCTCCAGCAACGCCCTTGTACTTCCTGGCTGTTTCTCTTgccctttttctttctgcaCGTATCTTATTATCGTCGCTCAATAATTCAATCAAAGCTTTAACCCTAGTTCTGACATTAATACCTTGATCTCTTCCTTGAGAATCGATATAGTGAAAAGTTTCTAAAATCCTGATTAGGTTGATACTATTCCTTGTATCATCAATAAATCTTTCTGAACCGTGTTTAATAAGGTAATCGAGCAATTGTAAGGCTTTATAAATTTGTCTCCATTCGCTACCTGCCTTTTCGGTGAACCTTCTGAATATCATGGacaaaatttcttctctttctctgAAATTGTAAGTGCCCTGAGAAATCTGGTCCATCAAAGTGGATGATGCACCCCAAGGCTCGTTGTTGGTCGCTTCACGAACCTTCCCCTCCATCTCAGTATAGTTGAATACAACATTTTGAGCTTTACggaaatatttcttggCATCATACAGTGACATATTGGCTAATGTATCCTCTAAACTCATTCTTTCCGTTTCTACTAAATAACAAGATGGCTTTCGATTGACTTACCTACGCCTTCCTGAATTGATAgttttttgcctttttctcatataaatatatctaCGAATTTCTTCATGATTCTTCTGGTCCCCTTTCACTTTTCCTTACCGCCCCGCACAACGTAGTGGGTGACAAGTATAAGGAATTGAAACTTGCCTCATAGGAAAGGTACAAAATAACCTCGCATGGTATTCAATGTCACTCtacatataaatatataagtGTATATACTAAGGTGAGGTATTTGGATGCTTATTGGAGTAAATACCGAACGTTGCTAAACTGGCTTAGCAAAACGGTTAGCCACTGAATGACCTCGTTTCTATCAATATCAGCTAATCCTTCATGAAGTCCAGGCAAAACTTCCCCGACAGATCCCTGAAGCTTACTAGGTGCTAAAAGGGAGTACTTCATCCATCCCCTGTCTTTCAGTCCTCTGTGTGTAATAAATAGTTGGTCGATCTGCTTTGATTTGCTGTTGGATCTTTGCAGTTTGATATAGctcttgatttttttgtaaaaagcCCAAACGGGTAAAGCTTCTCTACACTCTTTATAGAGAATATCATTTTGTTGATCAAATTGAATGCTATCCTCCCAAGTGGCAACTTTTAATAAGTCTAGAACCCTTTTTGCTAGGCGGTTCACTTCATAATCCTGAGGAAATGCCGATGATAGCTCTGAGTACCATGCGACGTACCAgttatatattttcttcaggtAGACATGTGTATTAAATCTTGCTAGCTCGTTTTCACTCAGCATCAGCGTTGTCAAACCAACAAACATGGCCATGGTGTTGTGCAACTTGTAGTCAGAACTGGTAAACTTTTCTAGCCAAGCTGGGCTATCAAATACAGAGTTACTATGATAGATTGCGCCTGTAGTATCATTGGCAttaaattgaaaatgtgCCGCGGGTACTCCAAGATGGTATTGAAATGAAGTGTAACTAGACAACCCATCAAGTAGAGAAATGGTGGCATTAGAAGTGTACTTCCAATGGTGGTATAACGACCAGTCTTCATGCCCATTAAATTCTGTGAGCTTAGCGGCTTCGTATATGACGTCTTGCAGAAGTGGGTTGGCTTTACAATGAAAGTTTGTTCCAGAGATTGCATTATCTAAATTTAGATACACTAAGGCCCTTCTCCTGAGAATCGCGGTATGAGCTTCTGCATAATCCGTGGATCCTAAAAGGCCAGATCTTTCACCATCCCAACTTATTAGTTTAATAGGGCGTAGTGGTTTCCAACCATGCTTCAATAATTTACTCATACCTCGTGCAATTTCTAAAAGAATAGCACTGCCGCTATTCGCATCACCGGCGCTACTCGAAGCTAGCGAATCCCTATGGGCTCCGATAATAATCTCTCCCTCAGTGAATATACCAGGGATACTAACTTCTATACTActcatttctttgatgttGTAAGTTAGCTCATTATGCAAATGGACTTTATCGATAGGACTTGAAGGTCCAGTAAATGATCCGAAATCTTTTATATTACTACCGGGCCCGATTTGAAAACCCCTGCcgttcaatttttctaaaattgGTTGGACATCTCTGGCACTCATCGGCACGGATGGTATTCTTGGTACCCTTCCTACCGGTGACATATGTTCAGTGTCAGAATCCTTGGAAGGGTACCCTGGGGTAGTCGGATCTCCCGGGGTCTCGCTGAAATAATTAACAGAATCCCTCATGATATAACTTGGGTTTCTTGCTGGTCCATAAGGATAATGTAAaaacccatttttttcagtaacCTTACCATCGTCGAATGGGTctgtatatataataacGCTGGAAGCGCCATAAAGTTCCGCATTTTTGACCTTTAACCCAGATACTATTTTACCCGATCGTACGATGTGGATTTTgtcttcaatatcaatgtttttctttaaaaggAGCTTATAATCACCGATGCTACCATAATTGCAAAACACGTATCGTGCAGTTACAttcccattttttgaatattgaTGGAAACCcttttgccttttcttAGCGTGAGAAACGGGATCGCCTTTAATTTTATCCTCGATCATACTTGCTTGATAGACCACTTTAccattttccaaaagagCTACCTTAGTGTCTACTGGGTCGCCTATCCATGgataatatttttcaactttggGTTTGTACCCCATATCCAGAAACTCGTCCAAGGTGTATTTAAACGTCGAAGAATCACTCAAAGCATTACTCATGTGTCCGGCGTACTTGTATACGTGTTCTTTCGCTCTATTTTCCTGTTGCAACGAGTTCAAGTATATCCTATAAACCTCCGCATTCGTCAATCTGGAAGAGTGAAACCGCCGAAAGTCTCTTGATAATGATGTCCTAGGAGCAAACGCGGCAACAAATCCCATGTACAGAAGTAGACTCGCTAGTATCAAGTATATAAACTTTTCCTTGTCCATATGTTCTTTCATTATCTCATAACCACTAACAATACTAGATATTGTATTACTCCTACCTCTATGCCTAGATGTTAATGTGAAAGAATCATTCATGCTTTCTTCATTGCCATCACGAGTGGTCTCACCACTATATTGTTGTAATCCAGTGGCTTCGGCCTCATTGTCATCAGGATCTGCCATTTTAACACCAGTCCTCTCCTTTTGTTGGCCTTCCTCTCTCATATGTCTCTCTCATTCTTGATTGTCTACGCTGAAATTGTTTTAATAATAAGTAGCGGCCCCTTGCCTTGTTAAATCTTTTTTACCCGGGCCAGCAAACTCAAGTAAACTCCGAATGGAACAATAGCTTTTCGAACCAACATGGTATATTATGATAGTTATAATAGTGCTAAgctcttatttttttaataactATAGTGCAGAGATAGACACTGTgatatatttgtataaatCAGGTTTATATTCtagtatttcttttcttcgtAACGCTATAGATCGCTCTTGATTGCAAAGCATGAGCGAACGATAATATAATAGGCCAGATTGGCGCATCACCCAATATTTGAACACCCAAATACAAACATTTAGAGGACAGACTTGCCGCTACAATCAATTGAATTGTTTCGTTTATATCGGTATTCGGGTCCATGGCCCTTTGTGCTTGTTCTTCATTTAGTGCTGACAAATCTAGGGCATCCTTGTCTTGCCATCTTAAAAAATCGGTATACGACTTCAATACATCACACTCCTTCGGTATCAAGTTCATTTGTAATCTTCTCAAAATCCTTTCTGCTTTTAGCCATAAGATCCGATCCGAAAAATCCAATAATACTGAGTTAGGGTTGTTTGCATTATATCCGCGTGCCCAATCCTCTACACATTTCATATATTCCGAAATGACTAATATGGCAGTGAACATGCATGTGGTTGCGAATACTGGAGtgttgaaaattttgcGCTTGCCTTGTTTAATGTACGTGAAAAATGAAGTCCATGCATCCACCAAATTCAAGGCATATTCGGTAGCTTCTCTCAATGAATCCATGTCATAGCAAACTTCCTCCAAAGCCTTATTCATATTGGACCAATCTTTTAACCAGATTTTCTCAATAACGTGCGCCAGATCTAAACACCGCCTCATTTTGGCAAACAAATATACCGGAATTATTAACCTCATTGCTGGATTGGCGTTTATTGTTGACATACTGTTTTCAGTGGGTGTTAAGATGccaccatttttcaaataaagatTTTCCCAGTATTTCAACATTGTATCGATCCGTTGTCTAGAAGTGATCTTCCACTCAATATCGTCTAACTCAATGTTATTGCTGTTATAGCTGTTATTACTGATTCTTGcattatttctttcaataaatattttttcatggATAGATATCAGCAATGATAGACATGTACTTAACGAAACCTTAGCATTCCCGTAAAAGAAACTATCGCCTGTAGAAAGAAACCTCAAGCAATTTTCGTAAGTTTCATTACCATTAGACAATtcaatcaatgaaaatttCGAATCTAACGTTATTTTGTACTGAGATAATAGGTCAGACCATTCAATGGCATTTCGGCACTGATATAAATCTTCTTTATAGCATGGAACACCACATTTCAAATCCATTGAATGGAAACAGCAATCATCACCTACcagagaagaaaatagatTAGATATAAGTAATACAGCATGGCAAGTTCTGATGCGTGACTGTGCCAATACAAAATATTGGTAGTTTTTGTTCATTTGATCCGGTGCGTTGTATtgctcttttatttttgaaaacatatGAGGACTGTTCTCGTATTCCATCATATGATCACTCTTAATAGGCGGTTGACATATAGACTCTAAAGGTAAATTCAAACGAGAAGACTTCAAGAGGCGAATAATTGTTGTCAGTTGACCATGCATCCCCTTAATTACTgttgtatttttattaaagaTGCCGTAGAATGTTAACAACACTAATGTCTGTATAACCCATAACTCTGTTGTCTCCGGGTTTTTCTCACTAGCTTTCAAGCTTCTTTTAATCTGGGTGCTTGCAACATTGGCCAACACTTTTGCATGCGTTGAATGGAACCCATATAATGCCCCGACCATGGAAATAGATAATAACAAGGGATAACTGTCCATATTAGGTATGATAGAAGGAAGGTGAacgaatgaaaaaaagggatGGAATTCTTCCCTGTAGTAAGTCACATAACCGTTTAATTGACTGGTTGTGGGGAAAGCTTCCGAATCGATATTATTGTCCACTAGCATCATACTTCTTAGTTCATCTGTAAAAAGTACCCCTGGAACTGAAGGAACAGAAAATGGCGATAACAAGTCCGAAGGAGTAAGTACAGGTGGCTGTTTCTGTGTTTCAGTAGAATCTGTTTCATTGGAAAAAGACAAAGTGAGAATATCGTCGTTCACATTAGAATTATCTGGTTCTGTCTCAGTTAATACCTTTGAGATGTCTAATTGCCTTGagctaaaaaaattggacaGATCGTAATCCATCATGACGCTATCACGACGCCTCTTATGAGAGCTGTGGGAAATAGGGTCAGAATAGGAAGGCTCCTTCAGTTGGTTTTGTGGTGTAACTGGTAGATCTGTGCTTCCACTCAAGCCTAGGTTTAAATGAGGTGATAATGAAACAGCTGACAGGTTTGGAGGTGACTTGGTTGGTATGGATGATCTTGATGAAGGCGGGGAATAAATAAACCCGATATCATTGAAATGATTGAAGTTGATCTTGAAGGTAGATTTTGGATCAGAGTTGTTAATGAATTCAGATAGCCACTTGTCATCTATGGCAGCTGGATCGACATTACTATCCTTATCATTGGTCTGCATTGATGATTCCAATAAATTATTGGTGCTCGAATTGAAATTGACCGTGGAAGAGGAGTCCGAAACGGTTGTCGGTGGGTTTTTTGGAGACAGGGATAAAAGCGGCTGCTCATTACTCATTTCTCTATAGGTTTGATTCGCCAAATTGCTGTAACTGTTAGAAGCCGTGGTAGAATTTGACACCATAGTATGCGAGAAGCTTGAAGGAAGGTTAAATTCAGAAGTTGTCGGTTTGTCATGGCTGAAGCAGCCCAAATCAAATGGCGACTGATGAGTAGACATGTACCCGCCGGCACCTGCATGCGCAGAGTTCATTGTTAGAAGATCTGTCAAAGAGGGACCGCTATTCAAGAGATATACCCCCGGTGTAGCAACTGTGCTTCCATTGTTGCTGTTCACTATGGTACTAGAGGTAGAACTTTGCTGTGGCTGTGGCTGTCCGGAGGGGCCATTATTGAATAGATTCAAGTTAAACTTGATAGCCTGTGGCGGTTCGTCCAGAGTCAATGGAGGTAAATCTAGTTCGGAGACACTTTCCATGAGTTGCTTGGCAGTCATCTGTGGGGTGGAAAAACCGACTTGATGCGGGGCGTCTTCAATTAGCTCGAAATTGGTAATGGAATGGTGAGGACTGTTGTTATTAGACATATAGGTCATCGCACTGGATGCAGAGAAAGACGCGTGTCTTTTCGTCTTATGCATGGAAGAGGGAGTATACGCTCTGTCGATAACGGCATCGCTTGATGCAGAGTGAGCCGGTACACCTTTTGCGttgaatttgaattctttGAATCCTAGGGAGCCTGCCTTACTAGGAGGAGTTTTTACttgtttattattaattATGGGGGCCGGGGCGGGGAGCTCTACATTATTTGATTTGGCCAGAGCGACCACGGCTTCTTTCAACTCTTCAGGTGTCTTACCAGTAAGGTTCTTTGGGGTAGGCAGAATAGTTTCTTTGTTTCCGGCTATTTTAATGATATGGAGGTCGGATGGATCGTCTGCAGCCACGGAATGGCGACGCTTAGGGGCAAAGGAAGAATTCGAATTTGATGCTGAAGTCATTCGCCCGGGATCGCCCGTACCTACAAGAGCAGCATGAAGTTTTTGCTGATGCCTGAGCACTAGATCTCTACGAGCAAAACACCTGCCGCAAAAGATACAAAGATACGGTTTCTCACGGGTATGCGAATGCTGATGTCTCTTCAAATGCTCCTGTCTGACAAAACCCCTAGTGCATGTAGGACACAAGAACGGTCTTGGCTTATCAGTCTTAATAATTCGAGATTTTTTAGGAATGGGCAGAATACCTTGACCAGCGGGTTTAGCGAAATTAGATTGATTACCGTTCACAAACATATTGGCTTCGGCACTTATAAATATCTTTATCCGCCCTATTTATTTGGATTTCGCCAGTGTCTTTTAGCTTCTTCGCCctaaagtttcttttttatgcAAGAGTCTTCGAGAAAAACTTGTGTTGAGAGAGCCAATGTTTAACGAAAAAACTCTATGGAAAACCAAGAAGTccttgtttctttgttttcgttTCTAATATATGCAGGGTCAAGcgggaaaaagaaagacaaaCGGAAAAGTGCCCAGCAACACGGAACAAAATTGTCCACGTTTATTCGAGCGGCCGCGGTTCGTATGCATAATGCACGCGCCCCTCGTCCACATGCGGACGGTTCGATCCGCAATAGGCCGTTTCCCGAAGGTTATTTCCCTTAATGGAAGTTGCTCGTCTGGTTACCTATTGTCGATGCCGCATACGCAGTCACCTATACGTCGCTCTACAGAGAATTAGCGCGATGCAACACCGTGCGGCGAGATCGCAATTTCCTCCTTGTACACCTCCCCCCTAAGGCGGTTCACCCCTGTCTGCGTATCTTATTCGTGTATAATGATATGAAATTGTTATTTCCGTTGGTTCAGTTACTGTTTCTTCCTCCATATGTTCTAACATGAATAGTTATGGCCAGCCGCAAATTGCGACAATTACACCTAACGCAGTCTGGAGGCTGCAGGAAACGTTATCTGCCGAGTTGTTTAGCTCCGTTTCccaagattttttcaactatCTAATGAGTCGGCTATTGGCGGCAGACCAGTTGTAGACGATGCCCTCCTATGGTGCATGCGATTAGCTTTGCGCCTTTATTCATGGTTTGTTACTTGTTGTAGGCTAGCATATATCTTAGATTGTGCCCTAACGTCCCAGTAATTGATAGGGTAACGGAAGTCTTTGTGAAGAAAATCTGTGTATAAGCGGCCCgattggaaaaaaaaaagtataaaagaaagcattGATACATTGAATTGTTTTCCgctttttctcttcattggttattttacttttgaaatttcctttcgaaaaaaaataactttGTCCTAAAGTACTAATCCACCGCATTAGACAGTACGAAGATCGAGCTATTTATTTGAACACTCGATCTTATTCGTGATAAGCGTAATGTGGAGAGATCAATTTCCGGTCATTTATAAGAACTCGAGTGGATTGCTAGTTGTTTTGATTAGCTGAATGAGACTCGAGTGTCAGAAGATGactatattttttttccttttagTTATATATTATGTTTGTAGTCGTACTTGTACTGGCATTCTATTGTTTCATGATCTTGTAGATTCGTATGGGTGCAATCAAAGGTTTGAATTGTAGGGCTTTCTTCATGCGGGCCTCGTTATTCTCGTCAAACTCGGTGCTGGTAATTATGATACATTTTAGGCCGAGTTTATTGCACTCTTGAGAAAACAGTTTGACAGTGGACTCGCTTCTGATTGTCGCAGATAGGAGGCACATTTTACACCGGTTTATGGCAAGACATTCGGCCAAGCACTTGCACAGATCAGGAAGGATGGTTGGGTCGTATGTAACATCCGCCCCAACCACTAAATCTATATCCTCAGGAATTCTGTCGCTACCCCACCATAGCTTTTGTAACTTGATGTCTGGCTTGTTCTCACGTAATCCATCGTTCAATTCAAAATTCCTTTTCAGCTGTGTCTCAACGAGATCTGAATCGCCATCCGTCACGTACATCTTATTCACGAACTCGCGATATCTCTGCAAAAGGACGAGACTCACTATGCCTGTCCCAGCGCCGATCTCTAGAAcgttcaatttcttcttgttcttctctTGTCCTTGTATTAGTGCCAACTCTTGCAACGGCTTATGAATGAGAAAATGTCCCATGTATAGGGCAGCCTCCCATGTTCTGAAACCTGTGGTACTGGCCGCACTGATCAAATTCGGCGTTTCCTCAATTTTGACCTTTACCTCCTCGTCAAACCTGTATCTTACGACGTCTTTCATCATCGGATTTGGCTTGCCTACGCTTAGTAGCTCTATGTACTTCTCATAGAGATAATCAGATATCTCGATCTCGTCTTCGCCATCATTGATAATTGTGAGTGCCTTAGCAAAGATACATTCATTGTCTAAGAGCGTTTTGATTATGGATTTGCAATAATATGCGTTCGTCTTTTGCACCCGTTccatttcaaaaacaaacCTTGATGCATGCAGGACTACGTTAGGTTCGCTTGTTTCCAACTCTTCTAACAGGTACTTTCTGGGACATCGTTGGTGCAATCTATCGTAGAAAAGATCCTCATTCATGTTATCTCTGACAAGGGGGGGTACTGGTAAGGccttttctatttttgctttttctttttacatACTTATACATCTTTCACCATTTTTGCGATGATGTGCTAACTGCTAATAATTATTTCGCTGTTTGTCGTGTCCGGACGATtaatattaatttttttctacaaatttttcagatacATATAAACACTTTGCCTTTCATTCCTCTAAagctttttcaatggcACGTTGGAAAACCTTGCATAAAACGTCGCTGTTTTCCAAACCGACGCTCACTCTgacaagatttttttcgaCACCATATCGAGCTACCTCGTCCAATTCCTGGTAATGGGCAATAATAGCATACGGGCAGGCCAAAGTAAAATTCGTACCGAGGGAGGGTCCTTTGCACAATTCTagattattgaaaaacttctTTGCCTCTTCGATATTAAAGAAagttaatgaaaataagcCTCCATACCCACCATCTTTTGTAGACATAACACTGTCATAATTCCGCTTGGTCTCCCCTGATGTTAAACTAGGGtaatatattttcttgaacaaTTTTCCTACCTGAGGCAATAACACCTTTGTTAGTAATATATCAGTGTTCGTATTCACCTTGATTGTGCGTTCCACGAAGTCTCTTGAATTCCTTTCCAAGCATAATGCATCTTCGCACCATAAGCAATCTTCATAGCCGTCTTCTGTCTTCATAAACTTCCTAGCAAACTCATAAATCTTGCCCCTAGGATTCAGCACTAAGGAACCTGCAATAACGTTGGAGTCACCGCTGAAAATTTTCGTCAAAGAACTACAAACAATATCAGCATACGGTAATACGTCTATATTCACAAAGCCACCAACAGTTTCATCGACCACAATGTAAAATGAATATAGATCCGATAGCCTTTTCAGTTCTTGTAAATCTCCCATTTTCAATAGTGGGTTCGATGGAGCTTCTATGAAGACCGCCAGTATTTGTTCACCAGAATGTAGAATGTTCTTTAAAGCGTCCATTGACGTTGAGTCTCCCTGTCCCAAGAAATGCGTGTGATTGAATTTCCGAAGAATACTCAAGGTATCTGTATATGGGAATCCAAACATGACAGTCTTCTTGAACGGGGGTCCATATCCAATCAACTTATCCTGCCTAGTAGAAGACCTAGACAAACGGTTGGCATCGAAGTTTAAAAGTAGCCTATGGGCAGTAAAAATGGAAGCCATCCCACTtggaaataaataaacatcTGTATCAGGGTTGACATGAAACTTCAAGTCATCTGTAGCcatgttttcaaaagtacTGTTGGCACTACTCTCTCCCATAGAGTTGATTGTTTCGGCAGGGACGTCTGAATTCAACTGGTCACCATTCAGAGATTCCCCATTACCAATATTGAAGGGACCGTTGTTCTCGTTATAATGTTCAAAAGAGAATAAGTCCGATAAGCTTTCGGAGTcaagtttttcaacaactttTGTAGCAATCCTCTTTCGTATTAAATATTTAGCTTTATCAGCAGCAAGAAAGTTtaaatttcttccaaatctCGTTTCCACATATTCTTCGTTCACTCTACTTTCATCTTCGGCCATAAATTTTCTGCCATCAGCGACTGTTTCCATCTTCTTAAGATTATCCTTGACTTGTAATTCATGGAGAATATACTCTGCCATTCTACTAGATACGATTTCTCCAGAATGTT encodes:
- the ENT3 gene encoding Ent3p (Protein containing an N-terminal epsin-like domain~similar to YJR125C) — its product is MSLEDTLANMSLYDAKKYFRKAQNVVFNYTEMEGKVREATNNEPWGASSTLMDQISQGTYNFREREEILSMIFRRFTEKAGSEWRQIYKALQLLDYLIKHGSERFIDDTRNSINLIRILETFHYIDSQGRDQGINVRTRVKALIELLSDDNKIRAERKRARETARKYKGVAGGSASADGSLNSKAGFTSTKVHGISVSADFDSDNEDNEDGSFRGNGYNDNGSRATSAPEQVKQEPEDFVDFFSNDSSQPSKELIQENDKNANEEENDDDEFSEFQSAVPVTNPANSFDLLNTNPIGAVPATASSMSFYNSSTTNQSKITPAIAEPKKVDPFSSLFSTAKASSEAPSTPKASQANVPASNPVSNSTTALSTDQDDDDEFGEMHGGAVQQEPNTTNNDKSSKEVDLLSF
- the VPS70 gene encoding putative zinc metalloprotease (similar to YJR126C) — encoded protein: MREEGQQKERTGVKMADPDDNEAEATGLQQYSGETTRDGNEESMNDSFTLTSRHRGRSNTISSIVSGYEIMKEHMDKEKFIYLILASLLLYMGFVAAFAPRTSLSRDFRRFHSSRLTNAEVYRIYLNSLQQENRAKEHVYKYAGHMSNALSDSSTFKYTLDEFLDMGYKPKVEKYYPWIGDPVDTKVALLENGKVVYQASMIEDKIKGDPVSHAKKRQKGFHQYSKNGNVTARYVFCNYGSIGDYKLLLKKNIDIEDKIHIVRSGKIVSGLKVKNAELYGASSVIIYTDPFDDGKVTEKNGFLHYPYGPARNPSYIMRDSVNYFSETPGDPTTPGYPSKDSDTEHMSPVGRVPRIPSVPMSARDVQPILEKLNGRGFQIGPGSNIKDFGSFTGPSSPIDKVHLHNELTYNIKEMSSIEVSIPGIFTEGEIIIGAHRDSLASSSAGDANSGSAILLEIARGMSKLLKHGWKPLRPIKLISWDGERSGLLGSTDYAEAHTAILRRRALVYLNLDNAISGTNFHCKANPLLQDVIYEAAKLTEFNGHEDWSLYHHWKYTSNATISLLDGLSSYTSFQYHLGVPAAHFQFNANDTTGAIYHSNSVFDSPAWLEKFTSSDYKLHNTMAMFVGLTTLMLSENELARFNTHVYLKKIYNWYVAWYSELSSAFPQDYEVNRLAKRVLDLLKVATWEDSIQFDQQNDILYKECREALPVWAFYKKIKSYIKLQRSNSKSKQIDQLFITHRGLKDRGWMKYSLLAPSKLQGSVGEVLPGLHEGLADIDRNEVIQWLTVLLSQFSNVRYLLQ
- the RSF2 gene encoding Rsf2p (Zinc-finger protein~similar to YJR127C) → MFVNGNQSNFAKPAGQGILPIPKKSRIIKTDKPRPFLCPTCTRGFVRQEHLKRHQHSHTREKPYLCIFCGRCFARRDLVLRHQQKLHAALVGTGDPGRMTSASNSNSSFAPKRRHSVAADDPSDLHIIKIAGNKETILPTPKNLTGKTPEELKEAVVALAKSNNVELPAPAPIINNKQVKTPPSKAGSLGFKEFKFNAKGVPAHSASSDAVIDRAYTPSSMHKTKRHASFSASSAMTYMSNNNSPHHSITNFELIEDAPHQVGFSTPQMTAKQLMESVSELDLPPLTLDEPPQAIKFNLNLFNNGPSGQPQPQQSSTSSTIVNSNNGSTVATPGVYLLNSGPSLTDLLTMNSAHAGAGGYMSTHQSPFDLGCFSHDKPTTSEFNLPSSFSHTMVSNSTTASNSYSNLANQTYREMSNEQPLLSLSPKNPPTTVSDSSSTVNFNSSTNNLLESSMQTNDKDSNVDPAAIDDKWLSEFINNSDPKSTFKINFNHFNDIGFIYSPPSSRSSIPTKSPPNLSAVSLSPHLNLGLSGSTDLPVTPQNQLKEPSYSDPISHSSHKRRRDSVMMDYDLSNFFSSRQLDISKVLTETEPDNSNVNDDILTLSFSNETDSTETQKQPPVLTPSDLLSPFSVPSVPGVLFTDELRSMMLVDNNIDSEAFPTTSQLNGYVTYYREEFHPFFSFVHLPSIIPNMDSYPLLLSISMVGALYGFHSTHAKVLANVASTQIKRSLKASEKNPETTELWVIQTLVLLTFYGIFNKNTTVIKGMHGQLTTIIRLLKSSRLNLPLESICQPPIKSDHMMEYENSPHMFSKIKEQYNAPDQMNKNYQYFVLAQSRIRTCHAVLLISNLFSSLVGDDCCFHSMDLKCGVPCYKEDLYQCRNAIEWSDLLSQYKITLDSKFSLIELSNGNETYENCLRFLSTGDSFFYGNAKVSLSTCLSLLISIHEKIFIERNNARISNNSYNSNNIELDDIEWKITSRQRIDTMLKYWENLYLKNGGILTPTENSMSTINANPAMRLIIPVYLFAKMRRCLDLAHVIEKIWLKDWSNMNKALEEVCYDMDSLREATEYALNLVDAWTSFFTYIKQGKRKIFNTPVFATTCMFTAILVISEYMKCVEDWARGYNANNPNSVLLDFSDRILWLKAERILRRLQMNLIPKECDVLKSYTDFLRWQDKDALDLSALNEEQAQRAMDPNTDINETIQLIVAASLSSKCLYLGVQILGDAPIWPIILSFAHALQSRAIYSVTKKRNTRI
- the EFM3 gene encoding protein-lysine N-methyltransferase (S-adenosylmethionine-dependent methyltransferase~similar to YJR129C) → MNEDLFYDRLHQRCPRKYLLEELETSEPNVVLHASRFVFEMERVQKTNAYYCKSIIKTLLDNECIFAKALTIINDGEDEIEISDYLYEKYIELLSVGKPNPMMKDVVRYRFDEEVKVKIEETPNLISAASTTGFRTWEAALYMGHFLIHKPLQELALIQGQEKNKKKLNVLEIGAGTGIVSLVLLQRYREFVNKMYVTDGDSDLVETQLKRNFELNDGLRENKPDIKLQKLWWGSDRIPEDIDLVVGADVTYDPTILPDLCKCLAECLAINRCKMCLLSATIRSESTVKLFSQECNKLGLKCIIITSTEFDENNEARMKKALQFKPLIAPIRIYKIMKQ